The region CGGGTTTATAGTGGTTTGCAGAGAGTTATTGGAGAAGATGGAGCTTGGGTCTAACTTAGACAACAGTAAATCAACGTTTACTTTGGTTGATGAGGATCACACGCTTGCAAACGCCCTTAGATTCACCTTGAACCAAGAGTCAGTGCTCTCTGATTcttccataatatatatattatgttctAATTTTGTTTAACGTCTCTGCTTTATTTACATTCACTATCAATTGAtcgattttattaattttaatgtcCTATTGCAGTCCAAGAGTTTTTTTCTGTGGGTATAGCATTCCTCATCCTTCAGAGAATCGAGTTAATATTAGAGTCCAGACGACAGGTAAGATCTGACACACTCGTCTCTTGCAACATTTTGGTTTATCTTAAATGAGTTTTgtccggaaaatatttttcttaatatcTCGGCCACAACAAAAACTAATCACAGCTATTCAGGTGTCGATATGGGACAGAGATAGTCTGTCAATCAACCACCTCTCCTCCCCTGACCAGAAAGCGGATCTGATCTCAAAAGCCAGAAAGCCACTATCTCTGTCTCCATCGTTGGCAGCCCCTCTCTTCTCTGTCCTCAAGCACCACCTTCCGGAAAGCTGCCTTTTCTCAATCCATCCCTTCCCTTGAAAGCTGAAACCACAATCATTCTCTTTATTCTACGACCCCCGAGCCTATCCCTGGTGTTCAATATAGCGGTTTTGATCCCTGCTACTGATTTCTTTTACTATTGCAATAACCTGTTTTAACTAGTTGCTCCCACTTTTGAATAATTCAGCAGGGGTATTAAAGTTAGATATTTGTCTATGCATTGAAAAGAAATTGTTCTGCGGGGTATATATATGTTAGTCTCTTATCATAGTAGATATTATCAGAAAGCCCAAGTATGTACTTTTAATGCACTCATCCTCTAGTGTGCTCCAAAGACTTTATACTCCTATTTTGGTAAATAGCTTGTAAACCTATAATATCCAAAATCATGATATTGTGGAGTCGGAGCTTTGTAGGTGTTCTCatgtttttttcctttgtaaATTCTCTTGGATTTACATACTGAAGAAAATGATGAGAGTAAAATATTTGTTGTTATTTGTGATGAGATTCTTTCCAATATATTCTTGTCAAGAGTTCAGTCTTAAGCTGGCTATGCATTTAAGGCGACTTATGTAGGGTGGCTATGCAGCTGATGTgaatttggaaatatttttgggTCTTGTGATGGAAATTTACAGGTGCTCCAGCACAAGAGGTATTGAAAGATACATGCCAGgatctgatgatgatgatgtgccagcatgtgagaagcacttTCGACAAGGCTGTTGCTGATTACAAAATGAGAAACCACGAGGGATGCAAATAGTGAGTGATGATGGTCAGAATGATAATGATATGAAATAGAATTAAACCTTTATAACTTTGGTCTTTCCTTAATGTATTACTCTTGATAATCATTGGAGTTCAAGATACAAGCTTTCAAATCAGCTCACATATTTTACaagttccttttttctttttttctttacaaagcTGGTCATTGtgttcgtttttatttttattattattattattattataagtgaaTTGGAAGAGTGTTGCATGAAATCAAAACACCGAAAAAGGGTTGGGCCCCACATCAATAGACTCAAAACGAAAATTATAgtgcaaaaaataaaaccaaatggTAAGAAAAGGGTAAAAACAACAATTAGAAGTGTCTGTTTGTGTTAATTTGGCCAAAGTGACGTAGCGGAAAACTTGGTAACAACAATTAGAAGTGTCTGTGTCTTCTAACCAAAAAGATAAACAAGCCCTAAGGCTTAAAGAACAATAAGCTCCACAAAGtgtttgaaaaaattctcagatttgataataattcaatggTTGTTTTCTTTATAAGCTATCATCTTCGATATTTATACTAAAACAATACTTGTAGGAAAAGTAAACCTACCCATAGTAGTAGAAGTAAACCTAAACCTAATACGGATAATTGGAAATAAAATCATAGTCAAATAAAATCTTTTGCAAATAAAATCCCTAGCTTGGCAATCACGTATTTCCTTCTTAGTCTCGATTGCCTATCGGGATTGCTTGCACTCGGCGATCGCTTATCGATTGAACCCTTGAATTTGAAGCTCTCGGAGATTGCTTCTCGGCTATGGCTTGACAATCAGGATTGCTTCCTTTTGGAGATAGCTACTCGTATGGAGGTCTAGCTATCGTTGTTTGGGAGAGTCCTACATCATAATGTTTATCATAATGTTTATTATATAATTGAACCATGCCAATGACAAATGCTGCAATTACTATGGAAGAGGCCCCCATTACGATCGTGTTAAGCAGCGACGTTTCCGGCTTTATTTCCTCATCATACGGTGCCATTAGCAAGGACAcacaatttatcttttttttttccctacacTTCTCCTATGATGATGTCGGAGATCGATGCTTGGAAAATTGGGTGGTCTCGAGGGGTTTTTATGCATCACATGGGGGTTAGAAAAGTAGCACAAATGAGTTTGGGGCCTCACGAACGTAACCGAAATACATTCCTACCAATTTTGATGTATATATTGCTAATAAttcgaataataaatataagagagttaataTGGGGCTTACATACCAAAACAATTTTTAAGCTATTTGCCCATGTGCTTGGGTAGGTGGGCTTCATAGAGTTTCTCCTATATTTGTTGTCAGAATTATTAACAATCTAAGTAACAAAATTGCTAGCAATGGCGGATCTACAGCAGACCTTGGGGGGGTCCATGGCAACTCCAAGGATTTTAGAAaccttgggaaaaaaaaaaaaaaatttatatatagggATAATTACATTTTCTCCCATAAACTATtggtcattgtcaacatgccaccACGAACTGATATAtcaaccaaaaaagagcatgcaactaccatttttataccTTTACTCTCCCTTCTGTTAGGGAATATCATTAAATTGGAcgaaatattcaattttttaaacgttaaattttgtttaaaaacagaaatttcctcaaacagtaattttataaaaaataaaataatgataataaaaaataaaatttatttatttatttgtttatttgtttaattttagggtattatatgtaaatttgaaacttgatttAGGATATTTGAATCTTTTCATGAATTTGACTGACGAAAGGAGGGTaaaggtacaaaaatgatagTTGTATGTTCTCTTCTAGTCGAGATGTCAGTTCATGGTGGCATATTGACAATGACTGTTAGTCCATTGGGGGAGAATGGGagaaatgtaattaccccttatatatattatgaccTTATAAGGGCCCAGCAAGATCGAATTTTATCATCCAAGAAACTTTCACCCCAAAGTTAGTCTTTACCTAACACTAGCTAAGACTTtaccccaaaaaataaataaataaataaataaatctattaaaaaaaatcatgaatggaaataaaaacaaaaagataaataaaagacatttgttttattgtttttctatatatgtGTGCCAATGACATCAATAATCAATTTATATTATGACTTTGTTTTAGAATAGGTTATGCTCAGATTAAGATAATAATAACGACATGAAATAGTGTGATAAAGTAAAAAGTAAGTGTGAAATTTATTAATGTAGTAGTACTGAAATTTTATTTGGCAAAGTGAAAATTAGGCATGTCTTTTTCAACCAAAGTACTAATTAAAATGCaatactaaattgacactttttaaagttttggttcattatttcaaaagtaattaaaGATTTATAAGTgagagatttaaaaaaaaaaataaaaaaataaaaaataaaaaatcataccaaatactgggggcggggggggagaagagagagagagagatcgcgGGTTCAATTCACCAAGAGGTAATTTGTCTACCTCCTTCCTCTGCTCATCGACGAGACGGATTGTTTTTCCTTCAAAGACGTCACCGTTGACAGGTTGAGCATCTGGTTCTCTAACTGGTTCAATTTGGCACAGTGTGAGAGAGCTAACCCAGGTGGCCCAGTGAGAGGGCAACGATCCTCGGCTCTACTTTGGGCATTGCAGTTGTCTTCGAGTTTGAGCTCGGCGGGAGTGGCCTTGCCCTTCGTGGAGCTCGCGAATGTGTTCGTGTCGTACATTTTCTAGGACAACAACCTTCCCATTCTCTAGAATTTCCTGGAGAAGGTACTTGTGCTCAGAATCATGCCGCTTAGGCTATTGCTCATTATTACTCTGCTCTCTACCGGTCGGGTTTGGTGTCTCTGTGTTGTATGGCtttctgggttttgttttgttctgttttggtttttggtggAAGCATTTCGGGTTTTTGGCTATTTTGGGGgatattttgtgtttggttccctgaaaaatggaagaaaataaaGGAGTGACTAAATTCAAACtgtatttgttctttttctttttgttgtttttgttcgCCAAAAGCTGAAAATTGTATCCCAGCCAGGGAATTGTCTGGACCTCAATTGAGTGGAGTTTCTTATATTcttagtttttcaatttttagaaaattaaagGATAAAGGtgatgtttttctttcttttcacctCAAGATtctgactttttttttcatattgtttTCTTATCTATCTTTATAGTCGGGCAACTAGGGGAGGCCCGAAGGCCACTCCCAACACCTAGGAGTGGCTGCACGCAACCCCCGGCCACCCTCGAAGGGGTGGCTGTCCAACTGACAGCTAcctcttcattattattattttattttattttaaaaataataatttttaaatttcatttataataatttataatatatttatcttttttattgtaatggacatgtGTCCATTTCCTATTAGGTATGAGAtggcaaactaacggaatctgttagttTGATGGACGGAAAACGGATTCAAAAAGatattcgtaattatagtttaccacaagaaccctccataaatttattatactacggaaaatgatttgtaatttaggccaaccccaaTGACCAAAAGTGCAATTatccattaattttttaaaaaaaaacttttttatacaaGGGGGCACCCCCTTTACAATCAAAAAAGACCTCTGCTAACCTTGAAGAAGGAGTTGCTGGGGATAAAATGAAGGCAAATTTGGACCTTCTCAGGGCATATAATAAGAGGGGTGAAACATCTAGTCAGTATATTTGGTGGTGCAGAAACTAATGAAGCAAAATGGACATACAttctacaaacaaaaacatCAATCATGCATTGCAGGTGGAGTTGGTAAATTGATTGGAGAAAAGGAAGGGCTCTCTTTgtttctttcctcttcttcaaaAATCCGTTCGGATTACTGTTTTTGTTTGCTTCAATGACCAAAACAACAAAGTGACAACACCATGGTGGCAACACAGGAAATGTTGATGCAATCTTAAACTCCATGCCATTATTACCCAATCAGGTTTGGCTTGGGTTGGGATCGCGACATGTGTCCTTGTGTGTCTTGTTATGGGACACGTATCCAAATCTTAACAGGTTTAGTTCTGACTGAAACTGGACCCAAGCCGAATCCTCACTCCCAAATAATACGTTAGATTGAACAAATAAATTAGTGGGGTATTTACAAACAATATATGTATAATATGGGTCAATAAAATGAGGTATCACCAAGCGCATGCATGTCAGAATATTTATTAAACTACATGTATATTAAGACAGTCATCTCTATGGTCCAAGAACTATTAGCTaacattcaataaaaaaattaatgactgAATATGTGATGCAGGCAAgatacaaattttattttaattttaatttagatcttaattataaattgggttattaatatttagttttatgttttaagaGTGAAGGTGTTGTTTTTGACAATTCAATAAATAGGTGATTGTCCTAAATAATTTTAAGCAATTCAATAAATAGGCATTGCCCTAAATTATATTAGGTAAGTCAATGAATGGGTGTTGTCTTAAGGTTTAGTCATTAATCTATTTAAGTGTCTTTTGTACTCTAATAGAGACCgactttaataaaataaaataaaattgtgagaaattgattatattctctttctttccccTAGCTTCTTCCGCCtgtctctcttcttctccttcctcttcCCTGACTTCTCTCTTTCTaacttctttctctcttttcttaagcttctttttcctctctttacCCTAATTTCTCTGTGTTTTCGTGACAATTGTTTGTCCTACATCAATATGTCAAAAGGGCCAAGTTGTCAACCCCGACTTGGCTCCTAAGGGTGAAAAGGTCAAAAAAGAGGTTAACTGTTCTCCTACTTGGCCATTTTCTAGCATGCAAGTCATTTTCTAATATGTAAGTAATTTGGCGTCTAGGATATTAAGTGAAGGACACCAAAGATGCAACATTTTAAAGCTAGGCTGCagattttatgaataaaataaaataaaataaaaacctcaATTTTTTAGGGTCTATACAGACTACAAATATTTCTCCTTGTGCTTTCCTTGGAAGCCTTGTGGTTTTCTTCTGTAAGTTCTTAATGAACTCTCAAGCTGATCTTTCAGTAAAATCCATTTCAATTACAACCAAGagaatttacaaaaagaaaagaaaagatgtaaGCTGAAAAGCTGGACAAATggatgctttctttctttctttcttttcatatatcaCTTGACTTTAAATGTCAAATCTCTTCTGTGAATGTATATTGTATATAGACTGTAAAACATTGGAAACATGACCCCAATTAACTTAAAGAGTATCAACCATGACGACCAAGATAATTAAAGAATGTTGGCATATGAAAACCTCAAATTCCAGAGTGTGTAGCTGAGTCGGGCCTCAAACGATTTAGTCGAACAGTACCAAGAATGTACTCGGGCAACTCTGCCTCTTCCTTTGCCTGGAAACAAACAAATGTCAATATCCAATTGTGTATGACATGCATGgtcaaatatgaaaaataaaaatctagctTTGGTGTATCAATTCACTGTGTCAACTGATAAAGGGCtccattcttcttttcttttttcttttttttcttttttttaattggtaacCTACGCATGCACTTAGTGGGTCTTGAATTCACGACCTCACCCTCACTCCGTTATTAAATATAGAAAATCTAAACATGATGCACCTAGATGTCATTGCCAACATTATAATGTGATGCAGTACTAGACAATTAATTGGGTCATTTATGACAGCTGAATTGATGACCGATTGAACACAAGATTGGGAAGAATGATTACTGAATTTAGTTTCAATCAGTCACCTGAATTACAAAAGCAGTACATATATTAAAGGCACAAGAACATTCATAATCTCAAGTTTGTACCAGCAGAGAACACGGtgtataacaaaaaaagaaataatgttcCGTAATATATTAGAATCACAAAGGTGAAACCTCTACTGACATTCAAGGTGAACAACAATTAAAAGTTCAAGACCCATTCACAATCTCAAAAGCAAGCCAAAAAAAAGGAGCAGAAGAATACTTATTTTGCAAATATAATAGCAGAAAGGGACAAACCTCTATCAAAATTGCAAGGTCAACAACTATGCTTGTGACATATCCAAGAACAAGGCCAATCACGCTCCTAGCTACAGAGGATGATCCAATATCCACATCAATCTGCATAATAGGAATTTGGGCAGTCATTTTTACATTCAGAACAAGCACAAAGAGTTTTGAAGCTTGCATTCCAACcaataaatttgaaataaacTTTTCATGTGGCACACATTGCTCATCCTATTTATGATGTTATTGATAAATCACTAAAAGGTGTCTTCATGTGTGTGGCAAGTTATTTCACAGAATAAAACTTGGAAGAGGTTAAACTTGTTATAGACTGCTAGAAAGGGGAAAAAGTGGGAAAAATTCGCAAAAGGATAATCCAAACATAGTCACGCCAGATCTTGGGATTCACAACCCAATATAAAACCTAAACAAAAAGATCAGATCCATAACCCAAGTAcccaattattttcaaaatatgctGAGAATATGTATTCAAAATAGAATATCTTAACTGGCAAGTGAGACGTATGGAGGAACATCTTGTAATTCATTAGGATTTTTCggaacataatttaaaaataacaggATCTAAACTCTAGAGCTAATACTAGTATAGAATATGCACTTTTGATAGCATCAAACAATAACACACGcacgcgcgcgcacacacaaaGCATGGAGGGAGAATGTAATTTAgtggaaagagagaagaaagtcATTAGAGAAACATGTACAATAGCACTCAACCTGTTCTTTCACTCAGTTTTGCAatactaaatattttttttgataagtagtttTGCAATACTAAATATTACCATGGTTTCATAGTACTTAACATCcactctttaaattattttttttataaatatatgcaGTGATCATCAGCATGCCTAACACAGACAAGACAAGAAGAATACTTGGGTAGTTTTACCTCCAGAAAGTTGTCTTGTCTTAAGTATTTGCAGGTTACAGCTTTCCCCAATAAGCAAGCTTTGGTTCCAACTGCACGCTTGACCATCCAATACCCCTGTACCCCTTAAAAACATCAGCTGCTCAATGCCATCAAGGGAAAAACTGACATAAGCCACTAAAATTTTGCAGAATCTTTATACTTCGAGCATTTCATACCTCAACAATACTAGGAATTAGTTTAAATCTTGCATCCCGAAACATGTCACTTCCATCCGCAAATTTAGCCAGCAAAGAACTTTGTTTTACAGGTCTGTCTGCGGCATAGTAAAGGACCAAACAATAGTTTGGTTTGGCAGGAACCTGGAACAGAGTAATCAAGATATattctcctacttgaaaggccGAACTGACACTTGTAGCACCACAGAAGATCATAAGACACTACATTATGTAGATCTCTAGATGCCATTCTAAGCAAAATATTGAGAGGAAGACAAGCTAAGAGAAAGCCTAACCTAACTGTATACCTTTTTTGTCTTCAAAACCTAAATGAGCAAATATCAGTAACTGAATAACATGTTCACGTCCATCATTCTGCTATTGCAAAATCAGTTCCATTTTCCACCAAGTCTACCGTTGCATTGCTAAACCATTTTTGCGCCATAACAACACTCAAAAAAAACTCAGGACATCCTTCAAATAAGTTCATCAAGCATCCTAGAAGCTCAAAACATATTTTGTAGAACGAGTATTCTAGcgtgaaaattatgaaaaaatagCTACAATCAATATATACTCCTTCATAGAACTGAAAAGAGTATGCAAAGATCCTAAGTTCTTAGTGTTGCATTGGTATTATAtgtgaaaggaaaaaatgagTCTGGAAGGCATTTATACACATACCTGGAGATTAATGACAAGGATGAATGGAAGTTTTTTTCCAACTTCTGACTGGaatagagaagagaagaagcaaGACACAGAAAAGAGTTTTCAGGTTAAGAACTAAGAATAAGAAGCTAAAATATACCAAAACTTATGCTTTCACAAGTCTGAAAGAAACATCTTCTATCTTCAATTAgataaaaaattggaaaaattaaacaaaacaaaatatgagaatattctGACAAGCATAAGATATTTATGGCACCAAGTCAGATATGAATTTCACGTCCACTGCCCTGGACCTGCCCACATCTATTGGGATATATAAACAAGCTACTGAAACTTTCAAGAGGTGGTCTTTGTTATCTTCCTACATTCTATATTTGCATAACCACTTACAGGAGAGTGAATCTCATAGGTTCAAATAATGCGGGGTCTTGGCATTGCctcttcttttagtttttttttgttaaatactccattggtacctgagttttaagtgttttaaaatttagtacctgagttttcatttatATCATAGATGGTATCTGAATTAGGGATAAAAACTCATTTAGTATCTCtattagattttccgtccaaattttaatggCTCGCCACATGTCAACtgttgaggttgacacgtggcactattaaaaaaaaaacctttaaaaaataataatattgaaaaaaaaaaaaaaaaaaaaaacggggtggctcagccacccccctTAGCcaccaagggggtggccggccacccccattttggccaagggggtggctgaaccacccacGTGGGCAAACCACCCCCCATGGGccggtctaggggtggccgaaccactccctaGGGccacccataaaaaaaaaaaattgagggtttgcctattggggtggccaaaccaccccatagggCCACGTgtgtggttcggccacccccaagggccaaaacccatctcttttttttttccctgtcacccctcagcggttgacacgtggtgagccgttaaaatttagacaaaaaatctaacagaggtaccaaatgagtttttaccccCATCtcaagtaccacctatgatacaaatgaaaacttaagtactaaatttaaaaacgcttaaaactcaagtaccaacggagtatttaaccctttttttttatatataagtaaagtatatttcaaaaagcgcagaggagcgtaacccaaagtacacaggaagtatacatgtCAGAATAAGAACACTCAGACATAGACTGTAATTtcactctccacataaacaaagtTTGTATCACCAACTTTTACAAGTTAATCaaatcagtctcacaatcttcaaaactatGTGCATTCAATTTCCTCCATACACATTACATCAAACACAAAGGAGCCAGTCGCCAAATCGGTATCAACATCCGATTgcccttttgccccctccaactccccaacatatctttcatcaaacacaacaTTACCCACACCACACCACACCAAACAACTGCAGAATCGTACTCCACAATTCTGTAGTAACCATACAATGCAggaacaaatgatcaatggactctccaAAAGTCTTACACATGTAGCACCACTCCATCATAATAATGTTCATCTTTCATAAATTGTCCAAAGTTAGGATTTTCCCTGAAGTCgctgtccacacaaagaaagtCACTCTCGAAggaaccttaactttccaaatacttttccacggaaaCGGAGACTGTATAGGACTAGATAAAACCTTATGGTAAGACTTTAATTCAAAGGATTTTCTACGTGCtggaatccaacaaattttatcctctcCTTCCTACCTAACTTTAAGAGaatacaacaactcaaaaaaacTACTAACCTCTTCCACCTTCCAATCATGCACGGGTCGAATACATAAAACATTCCACAAAATTGTGCCATTATGTCTCTGCATATTCTCCGCCACCCAAGCATCCTTGTCCCATGCAATAAGAAACAACTCTGGAAAAAGAGTCTTCAAAGTTaactccccacaccacacatcatgcca is a window of Alnus glutinosa chromosome 4, dhAlnGlut1.1, whole genome shotgun sequence DNA encoding:
- the LOC133865397 gene encoding uncharacterized protein LOC133865397, encoding MSNATCYIFITCYMLYSPLLLAFTEQDGNNWISSHVPTFSAIDPSYALPNNIAVITLQNLKMEKYFFDWLTCMRELLEKMELGSNLDNSKSTFTLVDEDHTLANALRFTLNQDPRVFFCGYSIPHPSENRVNIRVQTTGAPAQEVLKDTCQDLMMMMCQHVRSTFDKAVADYKMRNHEGCK